From one Dyella sp. 2HG41-7 genomic stretch:
- a CDS encoding HD domain-containing protein, translating into MSLNIQGVAIPNSAFAREITDVVRDTESPLLFHHSSRVYYFAALAGKHRGLKFDPELLYCGCMFHDMGLTKKHSSANERFEVDGANAARDFLKRHGIHQYVIDNVWTAIALHTTPGIPQHMHPLVALVTAGVDMDVLGLTYAQYSDAEREAVVRAHPRGNQFKEDIIQAFYDGIKHKSDTTFGNVKADVLADKDPHFHAGNFCSVIRCSAWAA; encoded by the coding sequence CCCTCAATATCCAAGGCGTTGCGATTCCCAACAGCGCATTTGCCCGCGAAATCACCGACGTGGTTCGCGATACGGAATCGCCGCTGCTGTTTCATCATTCCAGTCGCGTTTATTACTTCGCCGCCTTGGCTGGCAAACATCGCGGACTGAAGTTCGACCCGGAGCTGTTGTATTGCGGCTGCATGTTCCACGACATGGGGCTGACGAAAAAACACAGCAGCGCCAACGAACGGTTCGAGGTCGACGGCGCCAACGCGGCGCGCGACTTTCTTAAGCGGCACGGCATTCATCAGTACGTCATCGACAACGTCTGGACCGCGATCGCGCTGCACACTACGCCCGGTATTCCGCAGCACATGCATCCGCTGGTTGCGCTAGTGACGGCCGGTGTCGACATGGATGTGCTCGGCTTGACCTACGCGCAGTACAGCGACGCCGAGCGAGAAGCTGTCGTGCGCGCGCATCCGCGAGGAAATCAGTTCAAGGAAGACATCATCCAGGCGTTCTACGACGGCATTAAGCACAAGTCCGATACGACGTTCGGCAACGTGAAAGCCGACGTGCTCGCCGACAAGGACCCGCACTTCCATGCCGGTAATTTCTGCAGCGTGATCCGCTGTTCGGCTTGGGCTGCCTAA